The proteins below come from a single Acidovorax sp. NCPPB 4044 genomic window:
- the rpmH gene encoding 50S ribosomal protein L34, protein MKRTYQPSKTRRARTHGFLVRMKTRGGRAVINARRAKGRKRLAV, encoded by the coding sequence ATGAAACGTACTTACCAGCCTTCCAAGACGCGCCGTGCGCGCACCCACGGTTTCCTCGTGCGCATGAAGACGCGCGGCGGCCGTGCCGTCATCAACGCACGCCGCGCCAAGGGCCGCAAGCGTCTGGCCGTCTGA
- a CDS encoding ribonuclease P protein component: MQRLKTRPQFQAAMAGGTISRTPHFALHRLRLDAAPADPASGTALPAPAPSNASPAPGPGALPSWQGPQALFAMGSGIAGDPWLGAMVPKRWARRAVTRNAIKRQIYAMAPAFGPQLGAAAHVVRLRAGFDRKQFPSAVSEALKQAVRAELLQLFAQAVRKPGKAQAPARPLAAPAADVPVQPLSGTARP, from the coding sequence ATGCAACGGCTCAAGACCCGTCCGCAGTTCCAGGCCGCCATGGCCGGGGGAACCATTTCCCGGACGCCGCACTTCGCACTGCACCGCCTGCGCCTGGATGCAGCCCCGGCCGATCCGGCCTCGGGCACCGCTCTCCCGGCCCCGGCTCCATCGAACGCTTCCCCCGCTCCAGGGCCCGGCGCCTTGCCTTCGTGGCAAGGCCCGCAGGCCCTGTTTGCCATGGGCAGCGGCATTGCAGGCGATCCCTGGCTGGGGGCGATGGTGCCCAAGCGCTGGGCGCGCCGCGCGGTGACGCGCAATGCGATCAAACGGCAGATCTACGCCATGGCTCCCGCTTTCGGGCCGCAGCTGGGAGCTGCCGCGCATGTGGTGCGGCTGCGCGCGGGGTTCGACCGCAAGCAGTTCCCGAGTGCCGTGTCGGAGGCGCTCAAGCAGGCGGTGCGTGCAGAGTTGCTGCAGCTTTTCGCCCAGGCCGTGCGCAAGCCCGGCAAGGCGCAGGCACCGGCCAGGCCCTTGGCGGCGCCAGCGGCGGATGTGCCGGTGCAGCCGCTTTCGGGAACTGCCCGGCCGTGA
- the yidD gene encoding membrane protein insertion efficiency factor YidD: MMRTLLMALVRGYRFFLSPWLGSACRFEPTCSVYSLQALERHGAAAGSYLTLRRLARCHPWCDGGHDPVPDQPPRLFSRLTGTPATETPTPSSPKKSS, encoded by the coding sequence GTGATGCGCACGCTGCTCATGGCGCTGGTGCGCGGCTACCGCTTCTTCCTGAGCCCCTGGCTCGGGTCCGCGTGCCGTTTCGAGCCCACGTGTTCCGTCTATTCGCTGCAGGCTCTGGAGCGCCATGGCGCTGCGGCCGGCAGCTATCTCACTTTGCGGCGCCTCGCGCGCTGCCATCCCTGGTGCGATGGCGGCCACGATCCGGTGCCGGACCAGCCGCCGCGCCTTTTCTCGCGGCTGACGGGCACCCCCGCGACCGAGACCCCCACTCCTTCCTCTCCAAAGAAGTCTTCATGA
- the yidC gene encoding membrane protein insertase YidC, producing the protein MNDIRRTILWVIFGFSMVLLWDKWQVHNGHKATFFPAAAPAAVASAPASASASTGSASVPGGGVPAPSPTANAAPAAGAQQVPAGTTPAPSVNAPRERVTVTTDVLRLTFDSEGGSLTHGELLGYPDMADKSKPFTLLDESAQRVYVAQTGLVGNGNAYPTHKTPMSVAPGNRTLQDGQNEVSVRFESPDLGGVKLVKTWTVKRGAYDVAVKHEVVNTGTAPVSPQLYLQLVRDGNKPPGESSFYSTFTGPAVYTEAKKYHKVDFKDIENGKAEIDKSSSNGYVAMVQHYFASAWLLADGVQRDLFVRKVDTNLYSVGMLASVGEIAPGQTKTVDARFFAGPQIETMLEKLTPGLELVKDYGWLTILAKPLYWLLDQLHKVLNNWGWSIVALVFLLKIAFYWLNAKAYASMAKMKAINPKIMEMRERLKDKPQQMQQEMMRIYREEKVNPMGGCFPIMIQIPVFIALYWVLLSSVEMRNAPWIGWIKDLSSPDPFFILPLLMTASSLLQTALNPAPPDPMQAKMMWFMPLIFSVMFFFFPAGLVLYWLTNNILSIAQQWIINTRMGVPPQFNLPKFR; encoded by the coding sequence ATGAACGACATTCGCCGCACCATCCTGTGGGTGATATTTGGCTTTTCCATGGTTCTGCTGTGGGACAAGTGGCAAGTGCACAACGGCCACAAGGCCACTTTCTTCCCTGCTGCGGCGCCTGCCGCCGTCGCTTCGGCGCCCGCGTCCGCGTCCGCGTCCACCGGCAGCGCCAGCGTGCCGGGTGGCGGAGTGCCCGCGCCGAGCCCCACCGCCAATGCCGCGCCTGCGGCCGGGGCCCAGCAGGTACCTGCCGGCACCACGCCTGCGCCTTCCGTGAATGCACCGCGCGAGCGGGTCACCGTCACCACCGACGTGTTGCGGCTCACGTTCGACAGCGAAGGCGGCTCGCTCACGCATGGCGAACTGCTGGGCTATCCCGACATGGCGGACAAGTCCAAGCCTTTCACGCTGCTCGACGAGAGCGCGCAGCGCGTCTATGTGGCACAGACGGGCCTGGTCGGCAACGGCAATGCCTATCCCACCCACAAGACGCCGATGTCCGTGGCGCCGGGCAACCGCACGCTGCAGGACGGGCAGAACGAGGTCAGCGTCCGCTTCGAATCGCCCGACCTGGGCGGCGTGAAGCTGGTCAAGACCTGGACCGTGAAGCGCGGCGCCTACGACGTGGCCGTGAAGCACGAGGTGGTGAACACCGGCACGGCGCCCGTCTCGCCGCAGCTCTACCTGCAACTCGTGCGCGACGGCAACAAGCCGCCGGGCGAGTCGTCGTTCTATTCCACCTTCACCGGCCCCGCCGTCTACACGGAGGCCAAGAAGTACCACAAGGTGGATTTCAAGGACATCGAGAACGGCAAGGCCGAGATCGACAAGTCGTCCTCCAACGGCTACGTGGCCATGGTGCAGCACTATTTCGCGTCGGCCTGGCTGCTGGCCGACGGCGTGCAGCGCGACCTGTTCGTGCGCAAGGTGGACACCAACCTGTATTCCGTCGGCATGCTCGCCTCCGTCGGCGAGATCGCCCCGGGGCAGACCAAGACGGTCGATGCGCGCTTCTTCGCGGGCCCGCAGATCGAGACGATGCTCGAGAAGCTCACGCCCGGCCTGGAACTGGTCAAGGACTACGGCTGGCTCACGATCCTGGCCAAGCCGCTCTACTGGCTGCTGGACCAGCTGCACAAGGTGCTGAACAACTGGGGCTGGTCGATCGTCGCGCTGGTGTTCCTGCTCAAGATCGCGTTCTACTGGCTCAACGCCAAGGCGTACGCCTCCATGGCCAAGATGAAGGCCATCAACCCGAAGATCATGGAAATGCGCGAGCGGCTGAAGGACAAGCCGCAGCAGATGCAGCAGGAGATGATGCGCATCTACCGCGAGGAGAAGGTCAACCCGATGGGCGGCTGCTTCCCCATCATGATCCAGATCCCCGTGTTCATCGCGCTCTACTGGGTGCTGCTGTCGAGCGTGGAAATGCGCAACGCGCCCTGGATCGGCTGGATCAAGGACCTGTCCTCGCCCGATCCGTTCTTCATCCTGCCCCTGCTCATGACCGCCAGCTCGCTGCTGCAGACGGCGCTCAACCCCGCGCCGCCGGATCCGATGCAGGCCAAAATGATGTGGTTCATGCCGCTGATCTTCAGCGTGATGTTCTTCTTCTTCCCGGCCGGCCTGGTGCTGTACTGGCTGACGAACAACATCCTGTCGATCGCTCAGCAGTGGATCATCAACACCCGCATGGGCGTGCCGCCGCAGTTCAACCTGCCCAAGTTCCGCTGA
- a CDS encoding ABC transporter substrate-binding protein, with translation MTQRLNLSLGTIALAALLSAGAANAATMRWAGANDILTVDPHAQNHQTTHAFLQQVYESLVRYDQKYQIQPALATKWTQVSPTQVRFELRKGVKFHDGAPFTADDVVFSLTRAMTPPSNMQSSVQSVKEVKKVDDFTVDLILKGPNPVLLRELTEARIMNKAWAEKNNSTKAQDYAGKEENFASRNANGTGPFILVGWQPDVKVTLKKNPEWWDKPSGNIDEVVFTPIKSAATRSAALISGQVDFVVDPPPQDLARMKASPDIKLIEGAENRTIYLGLDQFRDELPGAGTPGKNPLKDKRVRQALYQAVDSAGIHSRTMRNLSVPAGTMVAPMVNGWSKSLDERAAKYDVEAAKKLLADAGYPNGFSLKLDCPNDRYVNDEAICQAVTAMWTRIGVKTTLQAAPMAQFVSRVMNNDVNAYLFGWGVATFDALYSLDSLMSTKDGKTAAGVYNGGRFSDAKLDGMIGQIKVEMDTAKRDALIADALKLVKDEYYYIPLHHQIRPWAMRKGVETLHRADDRPMPNWTTIK, from the coding sequence ATGACGCAGCGTTTGAATTTATCCCTCGGAACGATCGCCCTGGCGGCCTTGCTCAGTGCCGGCGCGGCGAACGCCGCCACGATGCGCTGGGCGGGTGCGAACGACATCCTGACCGTGGATCCGCACGCCCAGAACCACCAGACCACGCACGCCTTCCTGCAGCAGGTGTACGAGAGCCTGGTGCGCTACGACCAGAAGTACCAGATCCAGCCCGCCCTGGCCACCAAGTGGACGCAGGTCTCGCCCACGCAGGTGCGCTTCGAATTGCGCAAGGGCGTCAAATTCCACGACGGCGCACCGTTCACGGCCGACGACGTGGTGTTCTCGCTCACCCGCGCGATGACGCCGCCTTCCAACATGCAGTCGTCCGTGCAGAGCGTGAAGGAAGTGAAGAAGGTCGACGACTTCACCGTGGACCTCATCCTCAAGGGCCCCAACCCGGTGCTGCTGCGCGAGCTGACCGAGGCGCGCATCATGAACAAGGCCTGGGCCGAGAAGAACAACTCGACCAAGGCGCAGGACTACGCCGGCAAGGAAGAGAACTTCGCCTCGCGCAACGCCAACGGCACCGGCCCATTCATCCTGGTGGGCTGGCAGCCGGACGTGAAGGTCACGCTCAAGAAGAACCCCGAGTGGTGGGACAAGCCCTCGGGCAACATCGACGAGGTGGTCTTCACGCCCATCAAGTCCGCCGCCACGCGCTCGGCCGCGCTGATTTCGGGCCAGGTGGATTTCGTCGTCGATCCGCCGCCGCAGGATCTGGCCCGCATGAAGGCCAGCCCCGACATCAAGCTGATCGAAGGCGCCGAGAACCGCACCATCTACCTGGGCCTGGACCAGTTCCGCGACGAGCTGCCGGGCGCCGGCACGCCGGGCAAGAACCCGCTCAAGGACAAGCGCGTGCGGCAGGCGCTCTACCAGGCCGTCGATTCGGCCGGCATCCACAGCCGCACCATGCGCAACCTGTCGGTGCCCGCCGGCACCATGGTCGCGCCGATGGTGAACGGCTGGAGCAAGAGCCTGGACGAGCGTGCCGCCAAGTACGACGTGGAGGCCGCCAAGAAGCTGCTGGCCGATGCCGGCTATCCCAACGGCTTCTCGCTCAAGCTCGATTGTCCCAATGACCGCTACGTGAACGACGAGGCGATCTGCCAGGCCGTCACCGCCATGTGGACCCGCATCGGCGTCAAGACCACGCTGCAGGCCGCGCCGATGGCCCAGTTCGTCAGCCGCGTGATGAACAACGACGTGAACGCCTACCTGTTCGGCTGGGGCGTGGCCACGTTCGATGCGCTCTACTCGCTGGATTCGCTGATGTCCACCAAGGACGGCAAGACCGCCGCGGGCGTGTACAACGGCGGCCGCTTCAGCGACGCCAAGCTCGACGGCATGATCGGCCAGATCAAGGTCGAGATGGACACCGCCAAGCGCGACGCGCTCATCGCCGATGCGCTGAAGCTGGTCAAGGACGAGTACTACTACATCCCGCTGCACCACCAGATCCGCCCCTGGGCGATGCGCAAGGGCGTGGAGACGCTGCACCGCGCGGACGACCGCCCGATGCCCAACTGGACGACCATCAAGTAA
- the mnmE gene encoding tRNA uridine-5-carboxymethylaminomethyl(34) synthesis GTPase MnmE — protein MLSRHSDPIAAIATAPGRGAVGIVRVSGKGLDALVQALCGRALRPREATYLPFRDTAGQAIDQGLALYFPAPHSYTGEDVLELQAHGGPVVLQLLLARCLAAAATADAATGRPVLAGLRLAQPGEFTERAFLNDKIDLAQAEAIADLIDASTEAAARSASRSLAGAFSDEIHRLRDALVHLRMLVEATLDFPEEEIDFLRKSDAHGQLAALQATLAEVMRRTRQGALLREGIKVVIAGQPNAGKSSLLNALAGAELAIVTPIAGTTRDKVQQTIQIEGVPLHVIDTAGLRESEDEVERIGIERAWQEIAAADAVLFLHDLTRADAPEYIAADSMIAAALEQKLPDHVPVVDVWNKSDRAGGGPTAPQEPAAGGHASVRLSARTGDGLDTLRRVLLDIAGWQSAPEGIYTARARHVEALQAVDAHLMEAAAQLQAQGPALDLLAEELRLAQQALNAITGEFTSDDLLGVIFSSFCIGK, from the coding sequence ATGCTGTCCCGCCATTCCGACCCCATCGCCGCCATCGCCACCGCTCCGGGGCGCGGGGCCGTGGGCATCGTGCGCGTCTCCGGCAAAGGGCTGGATGCGCTGGTGCAGGCACTGTGCGGCCGCGCGCTGCGGCCGCGCGAGGCCACCTACCTTCCGTTCCGCGACACCGCCGGACAGGCCATCGACCAGGGCCTGGCGCTGTACTTTCCCGCGCCCCACAGCTACACCGGCGAGGACGTGCTGGAGCTGCAGGCGCACGGCGGGCCCGTGGTGCTGCAACTGCTGCTGGCGCGCTGCCTGGCCGCCGCCGCCACGGCCGACGCCGCCACCGGCCGGCCCGTGCTGGCCGGCCTGCGGCTCGCGCAGCCGGGCGAATTCACCGAGCGTGCCTTCCTCAACGACAAGATCGATCTGGCGCAGGCCGAGGCCATCGCCGATCTGATCGACGCCAGCACCGAGGCCGCCGCGCGCAGCGCCAGCCGTTCGCTCGCGGGCGCGTTCTCCGATGAGATCCACCGCCTGCGCGACGCCCTGGTGCACCTGCGCATGCTGGTGGAGGCCACGCTCGACTTCCCCGAGGAAGAAATCGACTTCCTGCGCAAGTCCGATGCCCATGGCCAGCTGGCGGCACTGCAGGCCACGCTCGCGGAGGTGATGCGCCGCACGCGCCAGGGCGCCCTGCTGCGCGAGGGCATCAAGGTGGTGATCGCAGGGCAGCCCAATGCGGGCAAGAGTTCGCTGCTGAATGCGCTGGCCGGCGCCGAGCTGGCCATCGTCACGCCGATCGCCGGCACCACGCGCGACAAGGTGCAGCAGACCATCCAGATCGAGGGCGTGCCCCTGCACGTGATCGACACGGCCGGCCTGCGCGAGAGCGAGGACGAGGTCGAGAGGATCGGCATCGAGCGGGCCTGGCAGGAGATCGCCGCGGCCGACGCCGTGCTGTTCCTGCACGACCTCACGCGCGCGGATGCTCCTGAATACATAGCAGCGGATTCAATGATTGCGGCGGCACTGGAGCAAAAACTGCCCGATCACGTGCCGGTGGTCGACGTCTGGAACAAGAGCGACCGTGCCGGAGGGGGGCCCACCGCACCACAGGAACCGGCGGCAGGCGGCCACGCCTCGGTACGCCTGTCCGCGCGCACCGGCGATGGGCTGGACACCCTGCGCCGCGTGCTGCTGGACATCGCCGGCTGGCAGTCGGCGCCCGAGGGCATCTACACCGCCCGGGCGCGCCATGTGGAGGCGCTGCAGGCGGTGGATGCGCACCTGATGGAAGCGGCCGCCCAGCTGCAGGCGCAGGGTCCGGCACTGGACCTGCTGGCCGAGGAACTGCGGCTGGCCCAGCAGGCGCTGAACGCGATCACCGGCGAATTCACCTCCGACGACCTGCTGGGCGTGATCTTTTCCAGCTTCTGCATCGGCAAATGA
- a CDS encoding Crp/Fnr family transcriptional regulator: MNAVLSPSSSTTKADLSGLVYAIAQSVAEDGLSNPFTTEQWDLLAGYLLPMQVDAGHTLFTQGVKDRTLYLIESGSCSVHYEDEKGRLRLAIVGPGSLVGEGAFFSHRPRSATVQTGAPSKLWTLTALRFTELSNRQPAVALGLAMAAGSVLSRRLGNRRRRVAAT; this comes from the coding sequence ATGAATGCCGTGCTGTCCCCATCCTCTTCCACCACCAAGGCCGACCTGAGCGGCCTCGTATACGCGATCGCCCAGTCCGTGGCGGAAGACGGGCTCTCCAATCCCTTCACGACCGAGCAGTGGGACTTGCTGGCCGGCTACCTTTTGCCGATGCAGGTCGATGCGGGCCACACGCTGTTCACCCAGGGCGTGAAGGACCGCACGCTCTACCTCATCGAAAGCGGCAGCTGCAGCGTGCACTACGAAGACGAGAAGGGCCGGCTGCGGCTGGCCATCGTGGGGCCGGGCTCCCTGGTGGGCGAAGGCGCCTTCTTCTCGCACCGCCCCCGCAGCGCGACCGTCCAGACAGGCGCGCCCAGCAAGCTATGGACCCTGACGGCGCTGCGGTTCACCGAATTGTCCAACCGGCAACCGGCCGTGGCGCTGGGGCTGGCCATGGCCGCGGGCTCGGTGCTGTCGCGGCGGCTGGGCAACCGCCGCCGCCGTGTTGCGGCAACCTGA
- a CDS encoding sulfite reductase flavoprotein subunit alpha, translating to MTAPAREALQPVPNPETSLPSVSAPARGSRWLALPAWRQVFFQLHWFVGITAGTVLIVIGMTGALLAFREELLDLVNPGVRHVAPQTTPALTPPQLLEALARRGNDRRVNVLTVESEPGTAARIGFAARNGERRGDAAYLHPYTGAEQPALKGHDAFEWIESLHRWLLLPREPGRVATGVLALCLLGLALSGLYLRWPRHPLRWRTWLAFDTQLKGRPFLWNLHAVAGTWALVVYVALTATGLYWSFDAIRDTVDGWAGQQRPPRQAMATPARSSEGGARAPSGPAPDLAPAWRSFSQQAPGWRLAVLRFPQRADQPLQIQWLGQDAPHERARHRMLIDLRTGNITTDDRYGQRSLGARALSTIYPLHMGTYFGLPGRMAVTAASLALPLFAITGWMLYLGRRRQRRAADAARHTAESGQAAAHQGTPAGTGTLLVAYASQAGTAERIALQTASALQQAGLPSQARALQDLAPEDLGSHARLLIVASSFGEGEPPDGARRFMRSLQQGPGGQGGAPLARMRYALLALGDRHYTHFCGFGHALDAELRRWGAQPLFPLIEVDDGDPGALGRWHEALAALEGLEKLATVPAAPPGTEAPAAALQPWRLEHRELLNPGSLGGPLLEITLRPADAGEGPHWQPGALVDILPRHSTDTVAAWLEAAGLDGRTPVRRGAARETLAEALASSVLPSLPVESSPQVCVDGLVPLAPRTYSVASLPEDGALQLLVRQERHARGLGIASGWLTAHAPLGSVQSLRFVENPRFSAEGTGGRPCLFIGNGSGLAGLRSHLRARVRSGQRRNWLLFGERQQAVDSLCAEEIASWQSQGYLPRLQRVFSRDADSPHRYVQEALRAALPELQEWLNEGAVLFVCGSAEGMAAGVDRVLLDMLGDEGTEKLIAEGRYRRDVY from the coding sequence GTGACCGCCCCGGCGCGCGAAGCGCTCCAGCCCGTGCCGAATCCGGAGACATCGCTGCCCTCGGTATCCGCTCCCGCCCGCGGCAGCCGGTGGCTCGCGCTGCCTGCATGGCGCCAGGTCTTTTTCCAGCTGCATTGGTTCGTCGGGATCACGGCCGGCACGGTGCTCATCGTGATCGGGATGACGGGCGCCCTGCTGGCCTTCCGGGAGGAACTGCTGGACCTGGTCAACCCGGGTGTTCGGCACGTCGCGCCGCAGACCACGCCCGCGCTGACCCCGCCGCAATTGCTGGAAGCGCTCGCGCGGCGCGGCAACGACCGCCGCGTCAATGTGCTCACCGTGGAGTCGGAGCCCGGCACGGCAGCGCGCATCGGCTTCGCGGCGCGCAACGGGGAACGCCGGGGGGACGCGGCCTACCTGCACCCCTACACCGGCGCCGAGCAGCCCGCCTTGAAAGGGCACGATGCCTTCGAGTGGATCGAATCCCTGCACCGCTGGCTGCTGCTGCCGCGCGAGCCCGGGCGCGTCGCCACGGGCGTGCTCGCACTGTGCCTGCTGGGCCTGGCACTGTCCGGCCTGTACCTGCGCTGGCCCCGCCATCCTCTGCGCTGGCGCACCTGGCTGGCATTCGACACGCAGCTCAAGGGCCGGCCTTTCCTCTGGAACCTGCACGCGGTGGCCGGGACCTGGGCCCTGGTCGTCTACGTGGCGCTGACGGCCACGGGCCTGTACTGGTCCTTCGACGCCATCCGCGACACCGTGGACGGCTGGGCCGGACAGCAGCGCCCGCCGCGGCAAGCCATGGCCACGCCCGCCCGGTCCTCAGAAGGCGGAGCCCGGGCACCCTCGGGGCCGGCGCCGGACCTCGCTCCGGCGTGGCGCAGCTTTTCACAACAGGCGCCGGGCTGGAGGCTGGCCGTGCTGCGCTTCCCGCAGCGCGCGGACCAACCCCTGCAGATCCAGTGGCTGGGCCAGGATGCCCCGCACGAGCGGGCCCGCCACCGCATGCTGATCGACCTGCGCACCGGCAACATCACCACCGACGACCGCTACGGCCAGCGCAGCCTCGGAGCGCGCGCGCTTTCCACCATCTATCCGCTGCACATGGGCACCTATTTCGGTCTGCCCGGACGCATGGCGGTCACCGCGGCCAGCCTGGCGCTGCCGCTTTTCGCCATCACGGGCTGGATGCTCTATCTGGGCCGGCGGCGCCAGCGCCGGGCCGCGGACGCCGCCCGGCACACAGCGGAGAGCGGCCAGGCCGCCGCCCACCAGGGAACGCCTGCCGGAACCGGCACCCTGCTCGTCGCCTATGCCAGCCAGGCCGGAACGGCGGAGCGCATCGCGCTGCAGACCGCCAGCGCTCTGCAACAGGCGGGGCTGCCGTCGCAAGCCCGCGCATTGCAGGATCTGGCGCCGGAAGACCTGGGGAGCCATGCCCGCCTGCTGATCGTCGCCAGCAGCTTCGGCGAGGGCGAACCGCCCGACGGCGCGCGCCGCTTCATGCGGAGCCTGCAGCAGGGCCCGGGCGGGCAAGGAGGGGCTCCGCTGGCCCGCATGCGCTATGCCCTGCTGGCGCTGGGCGATCGCCACTACACGCACTTCTGCGGCTTCGGGCATGCCCTGGACGCAGAGCTGCGGCGTTGGGGGGCACAGCCGCTGTTCCCCCTGATCGAAGTGGACGACGGAGATCCGGGCGCGCTGGGGCGTTGGCACGAAGCGCTGGCCGCTCTGGAGGGCCTGGAAAAGCTGGCAACGGTCCCGGCGGCCCCGCCGGGCACGGAGGCTCCCGCCGCGGCGCTGCAACCGTGGCGCCTCGAACACCGGGAACTGTTGAACCCCGGAAGCCTGGGCGGCCCGCTGCTGGAAATCACCCTGCGCCCGGCGGATGCCGGGGAGGGCCCCCATTGGCAGCCCGGCGCCCTCGTGGACATCCTTCCCCGCCATTCCACCGACACGGTGGCGGCGTGGCTGGAGGCCGCCGGGCTCGACGGGCGGACCCCGGTCCGCCGCGGCGCGGCCCGGGAAACCCTGGCCGAAGCGCTGGCGAGCAGCGTGCTGCCCTCCTTGCCCGTGGAGTCCAGCCCGCAGGTCTGCGTGGATGGACTGGTGCCCCTGGCGCCGCGCACCTATTCCGTCGCGTCGCTGCCGGAGGACGGTGCGCTGCAACTACTCGTGCGCCAGGAACGGCACGCGCGGGGCCTGGGCATCGCATCGGGCTGGCTGACGGCCCACGCGCCCCTGGGCAGCGTGCAATCGCTGCGGTTCGTCGAGAACCCCCGCTTCAGCGCGGAGGGAACCGGGGGACGGCCTTGTCTCTTCATCGGCAACGGATCCGGGCTCGCCGGGCTGCGGTCCCATCTGCGTGCGCGGGTGCGGTCCGGGCAACGGCGCAACTGGCTGCTCTTCGGGGAAAGGCAGCAGGCGGTCGACAGCCTTTGCGCCGAGGAAATCGCCTCCTGGCAGTCGCAGGGCTATCTGCCGCGGCTGCAGCGCGTGTTCTCCCGCGACGCGGACAGCCCGCACCGCTACGTGCAGGAGGCCTTGCGGGCGGCCCTGCCGGAACTGCAAGAGTGGCTGAACGAAGGCGCGGTGCTGTTCGTGTGCGGCAGCGCGGAAGGCATGGCGGCCGGCGTGGACCGGGTGCTCCTGGACATGCTGGGCGACGAAGGAACGGAAAAACTGATCGCGGAAGGCCGCTATCGGCGGGATGTGTACTGA
- a CDS encoding adenine phosphoribosyltransferase: MQDLSVNEYLRQYIRTVPDWPAPGVQFRDITPLLQNPKVFRVLIDAFVHRYMDKALRPDVVAGLDARGFILGAVVAYELNIGFVPIRKKGKLPFTTVEETYELEYGSATVELHADAVKAGDRVLLIDDLIATGGTMMAGRKLLERLGATVTEGAAIVDLPELGGSRRLRESGLPLFTLVDFAGH, encoded by the coding sequence ATGCAAGACCTCAGCGTCAACGAATACCTCCGCCAATACATCCGCACCGTGCCCGACTGGCCTGCGCCGGGTGTGCAGTTCCGGGACATCACGCCGCTGCTGCAGAACCCGAAGGTCTTCCGCGTGCTCATCGATGCCTTCGTCCACCGGTACATGGACAAGGCGCTGCGCCCCGACGTGGTGGCCGGGCTCGATGCGCGCGGCTTCATCCTCGGCGCCGTGGTGGCCTACGAGCTCAACATCGGCTTCGTGCCGATCCGCAAGAAGGGCAAGCTGCCGTTCACCACGGTCGAGGAAACCTACGAACTGGAGTACGGCAGTGCCACGGTGGAATTGCATGCCGATGCCGTCAAGGCCGGCGACCGGGTGTTGCTCATCGACGATCTCATCGCGACTGGCGGCACGATGATGGCGGGCCGCAAGCTGCTGGAGCGGCTGGGCGCGACGGTGACCGAAGGCGCGGCCATCGTGGACCTGCCGGAACTCGGCGGCTCCCGCCGGCTGCGCGAATCCGGCCTGCCGCTTTTCACGCTGGTCGATTTCGCCGGCCACTGA